Proteins encoded within one genomic window of Chroicocephalus ridibundus chromosome 7, bChrRid1.1, whole genome shotgun sequence:
- the ALDOC gene encoding fructose-bisphosphate aldolase C, whose translation MTHQYPALTAEQKKELSDIALRIVAPGKGILAADESVGSMAKRLNQIGVENTEENRRLYRQILFSADSRVKKCIGGVIFFHETMYQKADDGTPFVQMIKDKGIVVGIKVDKGVVPLAGTDGETTTQGLDGLSERCAQYKKDGADFAKWRCVLKISDNTPSALAIMENANVLARYASICQQNGIVPIVEPEILPDGDHDLKRCQYVTEKVLAAVYKALSDHHVYLEGTLLKPNMVTPGHSCPTKYSPEEIAMATVTALRRTVPPAVPGVTFLSGGQSEEEASINLNAINTCPLMRPWALTFSYGRALQASALSAWRGQQDNATAATEEFVKRAEVNGLAALGKYEGSGDDSGAAGQSLYVANHAY comes from the exons ATGACGCACCAATACCCCGCGCTGACGGCCGAGCAGAAGAAGGAGCTGTCGGACATCGCGCTGCGTATCGTGGCCCCGGGCAAGGGCATCTTGGCCGCCGATGAGTCTGTAG GGAGCATGGCGAAGCGCCTCAACCAGATTGGGGTGGAGAACACGGAGGAGAACCGCCGGCTGTACCGCCAGATCCTCTTCAGCGCCGACAGCCGGGTGAAGAAATGCATCGGGGGCGTCATTTTCTTCCACGAGACCATGTACCAGAAGGCTGATGACGGCACCCCCTTCGTCCAGATGATCAAGGACAAGGGCATCGTTGTGGGCATCAAG GTGGACAAGGGTGTTGTGCCGCTGGCCGGGACAGATGGGGAGACCACCACGCAGG GTCTGGATGGGCTgtcggagcgctgtgcccagtacaAGAAGGATGGAGCCGACTTCGCCAAGTGGCGCTGCGTGCTGAAGATCAGCGACAACACCCCCTCCGCGCTCGCTATCATGGAGAACGCCAACGTCCTGGCCCGCTATGCCAGCATCTGCCAGCAG AACGGTATTGTGCCCATCGTGGAGCCAGAGATCCTGCCCGATGGTGACCATGACCTCAAGCGGTGCCAGTACGTGACTGAGAAG gtgctggcAGCTGTCTACAAGGCACTGAGCGACCACCACGTCTACCTGGAGGGGACCCTGCTGAAACCCAACATGGTGACCCCCGGGCACTCCTGCCCCACCAAGTACAGCCCTGAGGAGATCGCCATGGCCACTGTTACCGCCCTGCGCCGCACCGTGCCCCCAGCCGTGCCAG GTGTCACCTTCCTCTCTGGGGGTCAGAGTGAGGAGGAGGCTTCCATCAACCTCAACGCCATCAACACGTGCCCGCTGATGCGGCCATGGGCCCTCACCTTCTCCTACGGGCGGGCGCTGCAGGCGTCAGCGCTCAGCGCCTGGCGCGGGCAGCAGGACAATGCCACCGCCGCCACCGAGGAGTTCGTCAAGCGCGCAGAG GTGAACGGGCTGGCGGCGCTGGGCAAGTACGAGGGCAGCGGGGACGACTCGGGGGCCGCCGGGCAGTCCCTCTACGTGGCCAACCATGCGTACTGA